AGCCCCCTGGACGTTGCCGCCGCCTCCTCGAGGGCTGCCGCCAAATCGTGCGTCATCTGCGAACCGACGGCGTTGGTGACACCGTCAGCCAATGTCAGTACAGCGATCGCCCCCTGCATTTCGATCGTTATCGTTCCCATGTGGTCTGCCTCCTTCGACCCCGCCGTCGCCATCCTAACCCGGATAAAACGGAAATTCCAACATCGAATATCTAAATCCAAAACCATTTATACCGGTTGTCATATATGTTCCGATACAAACGATGTTCACCATAAGAAATATTTTTTCCGAAGCAGTCAGGTAGCCGGATAAGATGACAACCGCTATAAAATGATCCGAAACCAAAATCTTTCGCAGGCATGATGGGATTTGAATAAATAGGGGATAGGCTGAGCGATTGTCAAAGCCTGCCCGCCGAAGGGTGGGGTTGCAAGCCATGCATCCGGATCTCAACGGGCACCCAAGCCTTTGATCAGGTTCTTCACCGCCCCTCGATACAACTCCCTGTGGGGCATTCCTTTGAAAACGGTGTTTTCAAACTTTTGCAGCTGCATGAGACCGTGCAGGGCAGCCAGAAAAAGTGCGCCCCTGCTCTCCAGACCGCTCGTCCCGCCATCCTGGCCCGTCCTCATTCTCGACAGAACGCTCTCGATCTGTGCCAGTATCTCCCCTATCTTGGCGTCCACCCGCTGCTTGAGATCCGGGCTCAGTAAAATATCACGTGAAGACAGGAAATAGTTGATGACATCGAAATAATCCTTTTGCTCGCGGCTGAAATTATAATAGGCCATGGCCATGGACGTCAACTGCTCCATGGGATCTCCGGCGTCCGATACGTTCGCCCGAATGCTTTCGATCAGCAGATGCAGGCCTTCCTCCTGCAGTTCCGCAAAAAGATCCTCCTTGCTGGAATAGTAAAAGTAGATGGTGCCCACAGCCAGCTCGGCCTGCTTGGCAATCTGGTTGATGGATGTCGCCTGAAGGCCTTCTTGGAACAATAGGGAGCGGGCGGCGTCGACAATCTGCCGTCTTCTGGCCTCCTTTTCCCTGGCTCTTCTTTCTTTCAATCCCATGTGCTTATACCGAATCAGATTTGCAATATGAACGCACCGGCTTCTGGCGCTTCATGTGGCAATGCGTTACCGGACACCAGACGATGGGGTCCTTGTCAGGAACGGCCGGCAATTTCATCCCGGGCCGGGTTGCGCCGCGGGCCCAGGCCTCGGCTTCCGCTTGCGTGTCCACGGACCCGACCAGGTGGTCTTGGCGGCCGATGCAATGGATGGTTGTCAGTCGTAGTTCGTACGTCATGGTGAAACAATCCCGTCACGCCCTTTGACGTTACGCCGTCTGCAAAACTTCTTGTTCCGGCAGTTTGCGCCTTGTCAAAATAAAGGCCGTGGTTAAACCGGCGATGATATGCCAGACGCCCCACCAGGCAACCAGAATGGCCATACCGCCCAGACCCTCAAAAAAATTGAACACCAGAACCAGGCCAAGGGCCGAGTTCTGTATACCCACCTCGATGCAGGTGGCCCGGCAGTCCCGTTCCGGAAGTCTGGCCACGCGCCCCGACCAGTAGCCCAGGTTCAGCGCCATGGCATTGTGCAGAAACACTGCCAAAATCACCAGCCCCACATAGTCGATGAAATAGCGCCAGTTGGCCGCCAGGGCCCCGGCGACGATCACCATGAAAAATATCAGGGAAAAAATCTTGAAGGGCTTGCGCACCCGATTTGCCAGGTTGGGAAAAACGCGGGTCAGGATCTGTCCGATGATCAGCGGGATACCCAGGATGATGAAAACGGTGACAAACACATCCACCGGGCTTAACCTCACGCTGCGCAGTATGGCCGCCGTGTCCGCATTCAGGCTCCCCCAGATGGACAAATTGAGGGGAGTCATGAAGATGGCAACGACCGTCGAAATGGCCGTCATGCTGATGGAAACCGCCGTGTTGCCCTTGGCCAGGTAGGTGATGATGTTGGAAAGATTACCGCCGGGGCAGGCTGCCACCAGGATCATGCCCAGGGCCATGGATGGGTACAGGGCGATGGAGGGAATAAGCCGTAAAACCGTGATCAGCAAAAAGGTCATGGCCGGCAGAAGAAGAAACTGGGCGGCCAGACCAATGGAAGGCGCTTTGGGTGCCGTGATCACCCGTTTGAAATCCTCCATTTTCAAATCCAGGGATACGCCCAGCATCATCAGACCGATGGCGACATTGATAATCATCAGCCCCTGGGGATTGAAGTTGAGTCTCACATGATCGATTGCTGCGGCATCCATAATTCCCCTCCTGAATTTTGAATCGGTCCTGCATAGTAGATTAAATGAGCCATCGGGCTGTTTTTTAACGCCATCCCCGCGCAAGCGGGTATCCAGAGCATTCGCCTGATTGCTTTCTGGATATTGCCGACGCTTCACTGCGTGTCCTGCCTTCGCAGGAATGACAAAAGGCTTAAGCTAAAACACCCCGGCCCCTGGCTTTATGATAACCTAACCTGAGGGTTGCATCATCACGCCTTATATGCCCCGACATTGGCCAACGCCATACTTCCCGGGCTGACGGTCGTCGGGTCCGTCAGCACATTGATGCAGGCCGTCTTTCCGGAAGCGAACGCCGCCTCCAGCGCCGGCCTGATCTCCT
This genomic stretch from Deltaproteobacteria bacterium harbors:
- a CDS encoding TetR/AcrR family transcriptional regulator; protein product: MGLKERRAREKEARRRQIVDAARSLLFQEGLQATSINQIAKQAELAVGTIYFYYSSKEDLFAELQEEGLHLLIESIRANVSDAGDPMEQLTSMAMAYYNFSREQKDYFDVINYFLSSRDILLSPDLKQRVDAKIGEILAQIESVLSRMRTGQDGGTSGLESRGALFLAALHGLMQLQKFENTVFKGMPHRELYRGAVKNLIKGLGAR
- a CDS encoding bile acid:sodium symporter family protein, with the translated sequence MDAAAIDHVRLNFNPQGLMIINVAIGLMMLGVSLDLKMEDFKRVITAPKAPSIGLAAQFLLLPAMTFLLITVLRLIPSIALYPSMALGMILVAACPGGNLSNIITYLAKGNTAVSISMTAISTVVAIFMTPLNLSIWGSLNADTAAILRSVRLSPVDVFVTVFIILGIPLIIGQILTRVFPNLANRVRKPFKIFSLIFFMVIVAGALAANWRYFIDYVGLVILAVFLHNAMALNLGYWSGRVARLPERDCRATCIEVGIQNSALGLVLVFNFFEGLGGMAILVAWWGVWHIIAGLTTAFILTRRKLPEQEVLQTA